A window of Miscanthus floridulus cultivar M001 chromosome 12, ASM1932011v1, whole genome shotgun sequence genomic DNA:
gaagggagaggaggcGGATGGAGACTCAGGAGTCGGGAGTCGGGGGCTCGGTGGCTTGGGGCGGACGTGAAGTGTTCGGTGCTCTGCTGGAATGAATAAAATTTTTGGGTCCATGGGATTGCACCAGTGACGCGCATTGGCTGGCCACATCCGTAGGTAAGTGATTCATGTTACAGACGCATTCCAACTACAACTACAGACGCTTTTTGGCATCACGTGTCTGTAGTACGCGTTTATTATAAACGCGTGTTGACGTCGTCGCCGGCGACTTACTACAGACGCGCGTCGGGAAGACGCATCTGTAAACTTGTTTACAGAGGTGCGTTTGTTTTTTACATAGTGCATGCTTCCACACAAAGACAAAGGTGTATACAGTTGCACAGTACAGTACCTGAGTTTTTCCTATATTTAATAGCGATGATGTTTCCTGGATTGTGTATAGAGATTTGCATTTATGCATGATATGATGTTCAAGAAGGAAACTCATCGTTCCACAGTGATAGTATTCAATAATGCTTCAACTGTAATTTCGAATATCGGCCACCCGTTGTtaacctgttcggttggctgttcggttggctggttcgtatcgttgctggttcgtttatgtgagagaaaagtactgctggctggttcatGTGAATAGTATCCATGTGAGGGGGCCGGCCAGCCAGcctagccagccaaccccagccGATCGGGCTGGAGGATGGAAGGACCCGTGTGTGGTGGACACATCATCAGCATTGTAGCTCTATTCTTggagtttttttatttaaaaatccCATTTTTGAGTTAAATATAAACAAACACGTACTGGATCGATCggagtattatatatatataatacaggTATGTGACGTGCAGAATTTCATTCGATGGCTAGCTCGTGATGCATCACGGAGATGCCGTGTCGATCGTGTTGTTTGCAAGATTAGGCAACGATCGATATATACTCCTACAATTTAAGGACGACGAACAAAGTCAAGCGGTCGTGCTTCAATTTGATGATCAAACCCTGTCTAATTAATTAGCTGCATGTAGTAGTCTCCATAATTTTCAGCAGTCGTCGGTCGTTATGATTAATTGATCAACTCTGAATCTGCTGTCCTATAGCGTAATTTGACCTCAACTGGATTACGTGGTAACGATGATTGGGGTAGCTAGCTAGCGTTGTCCTGGTCATCGTCGATGACAGTTGATTGATTTCAGCGTGGGGTTATCGGAAGGAAGGGCCGTCGCAGCGTGTAGCAGCAGCATGCAGCTAGCTCGTCTAGGTGCTCCAGCGAAGACATACACGTGTGCGGTTGCCGGTTGCCGGTTGCGTGCGATGCGAGCGAGCAAAGGCAACGGCAACGCGCGGGCGGCGACCAATCGAGTGCGCGTCAAAGCTGCTTTGACGCCACGCCCGGGTCAAATTCGTTCGGCTCGATTCCGCAGCCGCAGGCTGCAAGGTCGCCAGGTCGGCCTCGGCGGCTAGCCTATTATACCTCCTCCGTACGGAAGGCATGGACGGACGGCTCTGATGCGTTGTGTACATCGCGACAATCTTCGTTTGCTCGTTGGTTTTTCGGCGATCCGTTCATATATCATCGTGAATAATAATTATTGCTCGCTTCCCCACACCGTTTTTCGGCGACATGTTCACAAAGTACGCTAGCTAGCTTATTAGCTCGATGGCTGGATGAATGCAAACGTAAAGGCAATGAGTTACCACACACTGCTACAGAGAACTCAACCGAGGTGGTCGAAATCGGTTTCCTAAGGCGGGCAACCCATAATCTACTTTAGGAGATAGTTATTTTTTGTCTGTCTTCATAAATCGATTTTGCGAGGCGGTTAATTGTGACCGCCTCAGCAAATAAAAAtggccgcctcggttaatatttgGACAGTGCCTCGTAAaattatttttgtagtagtgacatGCGTTTTACTAGCGTGAGGAAATTGGGAGTGTGTATTCATTTTACTACCGATAATAGCGTCTGGAGGCAGGTGCTTTGGATTAGGCTCCGTTCGTgtgcccttaaatccggcttgatccgcttcttttttcatctggaacagtgtttttttctcacaaattcctccagcattcctccaaaccatccaaattcctctagaattcctccaagcgaacagacGTTAATCCAAAGCACCTGCCTCCAGACGCTATTATTCTGGAGGAATTTgcatggtttggaggaatgctggaggaatttgtgagagaaaaatactgtttcggatgaaaaaataagAGAAAAAATATAACAGCAGAGGATTGAGCCCGTTTTTGTCTTTTTGGCAGCTACACCCTCAGTCTCAAAATAGGCGCACATCTCACATCCAAGGAGTCAAACaatttaaatttaactaaatttataaaaaatatttttgacNNNNNNNNNNNNNNNNNNNNNNNNNNNNNNNNNNNNNNNNNNNNNNNNNNNNNNNNNNNNNNNNNNNNNNNNNNNNNNNNNNNNNNNNNNNNNNNNNNNNAGAAATGAAATGACTCAATTTTCATAAGGCGAAAGAGCCAGTAATCTGCTATGGAAAGTGGAGCTGTTTTCAAAGGTAGAATACAGGTGCAGTCTTTTGTTTTTGAGTGCACTATATGACTATGTTTCGTTACTAATGCAGCTAGTTTAGTTGTTCAATTCAAAATGAAAATTGTACCTATGTAGAAATCAAAATAGAGAGCACAAACAACTGAACAGATTATTGTTGCAAAGAAGTGAGAAGGCAGTAAACATGATGCTTCCAAGGAAAAAGGCATTGTATGCAGACCAGCTGTTGTATGTTCCAGTAATACTTGGCTTCCATAAAATATTGTGCACATCAATCATAAAGAATGAGCTTTTATGGGTGCAACATTGCCATTGCATTATAAAATCCTTTGAATCACATACAAATAAATCCAATGCCATAAGCTTTAAGTGTTGGGACAGATTGTTAATGCCATGATCGCCACAAAATTTCAGTCAGTGTCTGTAAGCTCATTATACTTTGTAGGGTTATAATAACTTCGAGAATGACATCTCCAAATTGAGCATGACAGTATTATACTACTAGTTTTAGGCCTGCAATTCTTAGTAGCTGCATATCACAGTGCTCAGTGATCATTAAAGTTAATTTGATAAGCACTAGGCAGGTTCAACATGGCTCGTATTGTTAAACTGAGAACTGAGATACATCACTAATCACCTCATTTGGATCCTACCTAAGCGCTAGGCTGTGAGATACATGCCAGTAAATGGTTTATGAAAAAGTGGCAAAGACATACATGCTAAGTGCCAACTAAAACTGTACCTCGACCAATGAGTACTATATGATGAACCTGCAATGCCCGTGATTAGCTGCAGAATTTTACAAGCATCATAAAAAAAGGTAAGACTAGGCCAACTACCAAAGCCATATTTGACCGAAAAGCATTTAGCTAAATGCAAGGAGTACTATCAGAACAAATTCTATATCACTTCAACTCTTGGCGTGCAGGCAAGAAAACAGCACAGGTGCACATGCAAGGGATAATAACGACCGTGTAGAAGACAAGGATACGAACTACTCTCCTCTTGACTTCGCTTAGTTCTAAATAGTGCATATTTAGTGGCTACATAGCAGGGGCTGCAGCCTATCCAAGCAGGCAGCACCATGTGGTGCTCTGGATGCTAAGGTGTACTAGTATTTCTGAAGATTAAGATGTATATTGGATAAGCATGGACATGGAGATATTTTATTTACATTTGATATATGTGAAGGTTAAATCTTTATGTATATTAATATAAGGTTTTAGCTCAAAAATGTACATATTCATATAAAGTGGCATCATGTACAAATCATCCTATTTCTGCTAAGCTGAAAATCGATGCAAATGCTTAGTTAGCAAGATTCatattgctataattttctaaattTTCTTGTACTCAATTTGGATGCGagtcttattattatttttattttttctatGTACATGTAAATTGAAAGAAGTGAACAAGAAGGGAGAAAATATTTCTATTTTATGCTGCGGGAGATATTATTATATATCCATGGCTCTGAGATGTTTACTTATTTAAGAAAGATTAGTGAACTGGATTACAGATTAAAGAGCAAATAACTATTGTATCTACGATACTTTATTCTAAAAAGGAAAGCACGAGAAAAAAAAAGGAGGATAGGAAGAAGATAATAACAATATGAATAGCAGACAGCTCGTTAGATTAAACAAGCAAAAGAAGATTAGAGAACTGGTCAGGTGAACAGGTCTCATAAATGTTGACTGAAAATAAAAAACGAGTAAGATGCATAAGCGAGCTGTTATGAAAAATATCAGGCAAAAAGGTCCCTTGCAGTAATCTCTAATCTGTAAATGATAGAAACAAATAAGCTATATCTAGTAAGCTAAACAACCTCCAGGCTCATTTCGTGCAacagagaaaaagatagagaattACCCAGGGGAGCAGATCTGATAGGATTACGGATCCTACCGCGTAGATCACGGAGTCTGTAGGGGTGAGAGGGAGGTGGAGCAGGCTTGGGACCTCGCTGCCGGCGGCTGGGCACCGTGGTGGAGGATGAACGTGAGGAGCAGGGAGGAAGCGGCGGCTAGGGCAAATCTCCCGGCTCCCTAAGGAAGCCGGAAACAAATATATTGTTTCTGCTTGATTATCCAAATGTCTTACAAGCCATATATATAGCTCTCAAAAATAAGGGATATATCTAATAAATAGGCTAAATAATAGATAATATGGGCTGTTAGCCCTCTAATGCCGGCGCACAAGCTCAGCCACTAATGGGCCTCCTCCTGGTATATGtgacgccggtcataacatctctcccctgcctgcgcaaacagctcgtcctcgagctggaagtcggGGAAGTGGTCGCGGAACTCAGTCGAGGGTTTCCCATGTAGCGTCGTCTTCAGGGAGGCCGTGCCACTGGATCAGCACCTGCCACACACCATGGCGCTGAAGCGCACGGAGAGCCCGCGCCGGAGCAGGAAGCAGCCGGCCATCCATGGCAGGAGGAAGGCTGGTTGGGGTCGCTGGAGGGTCGCCGCGGTGCGGCTTCAGGAGACCAACGTGGAAGACGTCGTGGATGCGGGCGTTCTCAGGTAGCTGGAGGCGGTACGCGACACGGCCAATGCGTTCCAGCACCTGGAACGGACCAGCATAGCGAGGACCCAACTTGCGCTTAGCCCGCGGGTCGAGGGACTGTGCGGTGCGGTGGAGGAGGCGCAGCCACACCCAGTCGCCCACCTGGAACTCCACATCGCGGTGGCCGGCGTCGTAGTACTTCTTGGACAGCTGCTGCGCCTGGAGGAGCCGTTGGCGCACCTCCGCCAGCATCTCATCGCGGTCGCGGAGAAGGCTATCTACGGCGTCGGTCCTCGCCGTCCCCTGCCTGTACGGCAGAATTGGCGGAGGAGGGCAGCCGTACACCACCTCAAAGGGAGTCATCCGAAGGGCCGTGTGGAAGGAGGTATTGTAGCAATACTCCGCCCACGACAGCCAGTCCACCCACGCCCTTGGCCGGTCACCTGTAACACAACGGAGATACATAGGCAATCACCTTGTTGACCACCTCCGACTGGCCGTCAGGTCTGAGGATGAAAAGCGGTGCTCATGCGAAGCTTGACGCCCGCCATCTGGAAGAGATCCCGCCAGACATGGCCTGGTGAACACGGGGTCCCGATCACTGACGATCGACGAAGGGAATCCGTGGAGCCGGACGACGTTGTTGAAGAAGGCGCGAGCGACTGGAGGTAGCCGCGTAGGGGTGCCCAAGCGCAATAAAATGCGCGTACTTGGAGAAGCGATCAACGACGGTGAGGATGACGGATTTCCCGCCAACCTTGGGCAGCCCTTCGATGAAATCCATGGAGATGTCGGCCCAGACTTGGTCAGGCACCTCCAGCGGCTGGAGCAGCCCGGCCGGCTGGAATGCCTCCGTCTTGTTGCGCTGGCACGTCGCGCAAGTGCACACCCAGTCCTGGCCTAGGGAGCGATCCCCTGGGATGTAGAAGTCGGCGCGGAGGCGGTGGAGTCTTCTGTACACCCTTATGTCCAGCCGCATGGGCCAGCTGCAGGACTTGGTGGCGCAGGTCACCGACGTCGGGTACGAAGATACGTCGGCCATGCAGCAGCAACCCGGCGTCCGCGCGCCACGGCGCTGCCAAGTCGCCCGCGTGCAGGCGGTGCAGCAGCTGCTGCGTCCGGGGCGGCGGCTGTAGCGCTGCGGACCGCATCTAGGAAGGCGAAGGACGGCCCAGAGATGGCCCTGGCCGCGCCCGCGCCTGCTGTAGCGTCCACGGCCTCGGCGTCACGCCGGGACAGCGCGTCGGCCACAGTGTTGAGGCGGCCCAGGCGATATTCCACCGCGAAGTCGAAGCCGAAAAGCTTGCTGAGCCACTGATGCTGGGGAACTGTGGATAAGCGTTGGTCAAGTAAAAATTTAAGACTGTAATGATCAATACGGACCAAAAAGTGACGCCCCCACAAATACGGTCGCCAATGACGAACGGCTTGCACCAGCCCGATGAGTTCGCGCTCATAAGCCGCAAGCTTGAGATGGCAGACAGCGAAAGGCCGGCTGAAGTAGGCGAGGGGTCCAGCGCCCTGGTGAAGGACGGCAACGAACCCCGCACCCGACGCGTCGCAATCCACGACGAAGAGCCTGTCAAAGTCAGGCATCTGCAGGACTGGCCCCGTAGTGTGGGCGGCCTTGAGCGCCTCAAACGCCGTGGTCACGTCGTCGTCCCAAGCAAACGTGTCTCGACGCAAGAGACGCGTCAGCGGGGCAGCGATGATGCCGAAATCCTTAATGAACTTCCTGTAGTAGCCTGTGAGGCCTAGGAAGCCTCGGAGACCGCGGGCAGGAGCATAGGGGTCGGCCACGCATGAACCGTCGCGACCTTGTCCGCGTCCATGGCCACTCCGTCCTTGGAGATAACATGGCCTAAATAAGCCACGGACGCAGCGCCGAAGGAGCACTTGGAGCGCTTGAGGTGGAGGTTGTGCGCTCGCAGGGCGTGGAGGACGATGTTGACATGTTGTAGGTGTTCGGCCTAGGAGGAACtgtagatcaggatgtcatcaaaaaATATCAGCACAAACCTGCGCAAGTACGGTCGGAGGACATCGTTCATCAACGCCTGAAAGGTAGCTAGAGCGTTGGTGAGACCGAACAGGCATCACCAAAAACTCGTAGTGGCCATGGTGCGTGCAGGAACGCCGTTTTAGCAGCGTCGTCGGGGTGCATGCGcacctggtgataaccagagcgcaaatccagcttggtgaagaagcgcgCACCATGGAGCTCATCAAGCAGCTCGTCAACCACTGGAATCGGAAACTTGTCCTTGGCGGATCTTGGCGTTGAGGGCACGAtagtcgatgcagaagcgccAGGACTTGTCCAGTTTCCGCACCAAGAGAACAGGCGCGGAGAACGGCGAGGTGCTCGGTCGAATGATGCCTTGCGCGAGCATCTCTGCACACTGACGTTCCAGCTCGTCCTTCTGGAGCTGTGGGTAGCGGTAAGGGCGCACCGCCATCGGCGCGGTACCGGGCAGCAGGTGAATGCGGTGGTCGTAGGGGCGCGCCGGAGGGAGCGCGTGGGGCTCGTCGAAGATGGCGCCGTGCTGTTGAAGGAGGTTGTCCAGCAGGGGCAGCGTCGGGTCGGCGGTGACCGCGGCCGCGGCCGAGCGCTGCTGGTCAGTAGGCGTGGCCGAGCCGCCCACGCCTTGCCAAGTGACGCGCCGACCGTCGCGCCAGAACGCCATGGTGAGGGCGGAGCAGTCCCACAAGATGGGTCCCAGCGTCCGGAGGAAGTCGAAACGGAGGATGAAGTCGAACCCGCCGAGGTCCAGACCGACGCACGTAATGATGAAGTCCTCGTCAGCGATGCGGATGGGGACGTCGCGAGCGATCCCCGCGCAGGCTAGGCGGTCACCATTAGCGACCGTGACGCGAAGATCCTCGCCACCGGAGGGAGAGAGCCCCAGGCGGCGCATGGCAGCACCCTTGAGGAAGTTGTGCGTCGACCCGGTGTCGAGGAGGGCGAGGAAGCGCTCTCCCTTGATGGTGACCGGCACGAGCATGGAGTTCGCCGGCCGGATCCCTGCAACAGCATGAAGAGAGACGACGAAAGTATTAGCCCCGACGAGCTCTGGGGCCGCCGGTTACTCCAAGTGGACGGCAACCGCAGCAGCGTCATCAGCCACGATGTCGTCGATGAAGTCGTCGCACTCCACGTAGAACAGGCGCTGGCAGACGTGGCCGCGAACATAAGGCTCGTCACAATTAAAACAAAGCCCTTGTCGGCGGCGCTCAGCCATCTCCGCCGGGGTGAGGCGGCGGAACGGACGCACAGCCGACGCGTTGGCAGCTGCTGGCCCAGCTGCTGGAGGGGGCAGCGCGCCCCCGGGGCAGCGCCCCCCGGGACCGGAGCAGCGCCCGACGCGCGTGGGAGGGGCGGCAGCCCCTGGCGTTGAGGAGGACGGTTGCCCCACTGAGGGGCAGGGGGCGCTGGAACGGCCACGCAGCGCTCAAACGCCCGAGCCAAGTACATGGCAGATTGGAGATCCCGCGGCGTGCGCATCTCCACATGCACTTTGATCTGGT
This region includes:
- the LOC136495673 gene encoding uncharacterized protein; its protein translation is MSQPQPTSSFPPPPPTSTAPLQSAGSEVSDGSTTYAAPLTLESLAATILDINRNIASMQAAWAGLVQQPSPPSFSTSPPSTGVPSVSSQPLLPPSSFPYGMPVSGPGVPLHLLRWPASPSPIPSWADGLGRSFRSTPTPPPSLQSAACARDVGTRLVELARLPFLSTVQDYSERYNAVLCHARDLSPRQKAELYVGGLSDQIKVHVEMRTPRDLQSAMYLARAFERCVAVPAPPAPQWGNRPPQRQGLPPLPRASGAAPVPGGAAPGARCPLQQLGQQLPTRRLCVRSAASPRRRWLSAADKGFVLIVTSLMFAATSASAWIRPANSMLVPVTIKGERFLALLDTGSTHNFLKGAAMRRLGLSPSGGEDLRVTVANGDRLACAGIARDVPIRIADEDFIITCVGLDLGGFDFILRFDFLRTLGPILWDCSALTMAFWRDGRRVTWQGVGGSATPTDQQRSAAAAVTADPTLPLLDNLLQQHGAIFDEPHALPPARPYDHRIHLLPGTAPMAVRPYRYPQLQKDELERQCAEMLAQGIIRPSTSPFSAPVLLVRKLDKSWRFCIDYRALNAKIRQGQVRMHPDDAAKTAFLHAPWPLRVFGDACSFLLGRTPTTCQHRPPRPASAQPPPQALQVLLRRCVRGLFRPCYLQGRSGHGRGQGRDGSCVADPYAPARGLRGFLGLTGYYRKFIKDFGIIAAPLTRLLRRDTFAWDDDVTTAFEALKAAHTTGPVLQMPDFDRLFVVDCDASGAGFVAVLHQGAGPLAYFSRPFAVCHLKLAAYERELIGLVQAVRHWRPYLWGRHFLVRIDHYSLKFLLDQRLSTVPQHQWLSKLFGFDFAVEYRLGRLNTVADALSRRDAEAVDATAGAGAARAISGPSFAFLDAVRSATAAAPDAAAAAPPARGRLGSAVARGRRVAAAWPTYLRTRRR